From the ANME-2 cluster archaeon genome, the window GACGATAAGGTCGGGATTATGAATAATGGTGGCAATGAACTGTATCTTTTGCTGCATGCCTTTGGAGAGCTCTTCGATCTTTTTTTCTTTATGCTCCAGCATTTCAATTGACTGCAGTAGACTTTCAGCATGTTCCAGAGCATGGATTTTTGTCATTCCTTTAAGCTGGGCCAGGTAAATCAGAAGTTCAATGACCTTTGACTTTTTGTAAAGACCGCGCTCTTCCGGTAAATAGCCTGTCCTGTCTTTTGAATCCGGATCAAGCTTTTTTCCGAATACCCTGATATTTCCCGAATCCGGTTTAATAATATCAAGCATCATCCGCAACGTTGTGGTCTTACCTGCACCGTTTGGCCCAAGCAGGCCAAATATCTCTCCAGGTCCTACTGAAAATGAAATGTCTTCAATGACTGTTTTACGGTTATACGATTTTGTTACATTCTCAAGTTCTATGATTCCCATTGAACACAACCTATTATGCTAAAGCGTACGGATATATTTAAACTTGTTGATTTATGGCCCGGTTTAACCGTTCACTGAAATGTGTAGTATCCGGAAATTATTTCGCCTGAATTGAGCACATTGAACTCAACTCAAAGGTCCTATGGTAAAAATGACCCGCTGAAAGATTCGCCTATCTGTGAGGTTGTATC encodes:
- a CDS encoding ATP-binding cassette domain-containing protein, coding for MGIIELENVTKSYNRKTVIEDISFSVGPGEIFGLLGPNGAGKTTTLRMMLDIIKPDSGNIRVFGKKLDPDSKDRTGYLPEERGLYKKSKVIELLIYLAQLKGMTKIHALEHAESLLQSIEMLEHKEKKIEELSKGMQQKIQFIATIIHNPDLIVVDEPFSGLDPVNTQIIKNILIEQKKAGKTIILSTHMMEQAEVMCDRILMINKGVIVLDGKVRDIRNEHRNNSIFLEFEGNLASLKEIDLIENIISHGTYIEIFPKEGHDIQSLIEDIVKRVRILRLEQSTPSLNDIFITIVKGVSS